The following are encoded in a window of Chromatiales bacterium genomic DNA:
- a CDS encoding nuclear transport factor 2 family protein — MSSQRLQRYADFFEQLTPEALDALDRVLTGDARFKDPFNDVHGLPAIRRIFAHMYAVTEAPRFTVLGMAESADTGYLHWEMQFALRRRPARIWRIEGMSRLCFAEDGRVREHVDFWDPLESLLARLPLVGALFRLPVRLLRTPQA, encoded by the coding sequence ATGTCCAGCCAGCGACTGCAGCGTTATGCCGATTTCTTCGAGCAGCTGACGCCCGAGGCACTGGATGCCCTTGACCGCGTCCTGACCGGGGACGCCCGATTCAAGGACCCGTTCAACGACGTGCACGGCCTGCCCGCCATCCGCCGCATCTTCGCCCACATGTACGCGGTGACGGAGGCCCCGCGCTTCACGGTGCTGGGCATGGCGGAATCGGCCGATACCGGCTACCTGCACTGGGAGATGCAGTTCGCCCTGCGGCGCCGGCCGGCACGCATCTGGCGCATCGAGGGCATGAGCCGGCTGTGCTTTGCCGAAGACGGGCGGGTACGTGAGCACGTGGACTTCTGGGACCCGCTGGAATCCCTGCTCGCGCGCCTGCCGCTCGTCGGCGCCCTGTTCCGGCTGCCGGTGCGCCTGTTGCGCACGCCGCAGGCCTGA